Proteins from a genomic interval of Rhizobium etli CFN 42:
- a CDS encoding BolA family protein: MMTLRTRIEEKLVEAFAPERLSVIDESHLHAGHQPDITGTGETHMRVRIVSAKFAGLSRLARHRAITELLKPELDAGLHALAVEPAAPGEATRW; the protein is encoded by the coding sequence ATGATGACTCTCAGGACCCGCATCGAAGAGAAACTTGTCGAAGCCTTCGCCCCCGAACGCCTGAGCGTCATCGACGAAAGCCATCTGCATGCCGGCCACCAGCCCGATATCACAGGCACCGGCGAAACCCACATGCGGGTGAGGATCGTTTCGGCGAAATTCGCCGGCCTGTCGCGGCTGGCCCGCCACCGGGCGATCACCGAACTGCTGAAGCCGGAACTCGATGCCGGCCTGCACGCGCTGGCCGTCGAACCGGCGGCACCCGGCGAGGCGACACGCTGGTAG
- a CDS encoding HlyC/CorC family transporter, whose product MTIEGALTFLAVYWPEILSITALVLMSAFFSGTETALTAVSRSRIHTLEVNGDERAGLVRQLIERRDRLIGTLLIGNNLANILSSSIATSLFLGLFGSSGVALATLAMTIILVIFAEVLPKSWAISAPERFALAVAFPTRLFVATVGPVSSFVNAVVRQILALFGINLSREVSMLTAHEELRGAVDLLHREGSVVKADRDRLGGVLDLSQLELSDIMVHRTKMRAINADDPPEAVVRAILESPYTRMPLWRGTIDNIIGVVHAKDLLRALAEPNMEPQNLDIVKIAQKPWFVPDSTNLEDQLNAFLRRKQHFAVVVDEYGEVQGIVTLEDILEEIVGDISDEHDIEIQGVRQEADGSIVVDGGVPIRDLNRALDWNLPDEEATTIAGLVIHESMTIPEERQAFTFYGKRFVVMKREKNRITKLRIRPAGEDGTKPA is encoded by the coding sequence TTGACGATCGAAGGCGCTCTGACATTTCTCGCGGTCTATTGGCCGGAGATCCTTTCGATCACGGCGCTCGTGCTGATGTCCGCCTTCTTTTCCGGCACGGAGACTGCTCTCACCGCCGTTTCGCGCAGCCGCATTCATACGCTTGAGGTCAATGGTGACGAACGGGCCGGCCTCGTCCGGCAGCTGATCGAACGGCGGGACCGCCTGATCGGTACGCTGCTGATCGGCAACAATCTTGCCAACATCCTCTCCTCCTCGATCGCCACTAGCCTATTTCTCGGGCTGTTCGGCAGTTCGGGTGTAGCGCTGGCGACGCTCGCCATGACCATCATCCTCGTCATCTTCGCGGAAGTGCTGCCGAAGAGCTGGGCGATCTCGGCGCCGGAACGCTTCGCGCTTGCGGTCGCATTTCCCACCAGACTCTTCGTCGCCACCGTCGGCCCGGTGTCCTCCTTCGTCAATGCGGTTGTGCGGCAGATCCTGGCGCTGTTCGGCATCAATCTTTCGCGGGAGGTATCGATGCTGACGGCGCATGAGGAGCTGCGCGGCGCCGTCGATCTGCTGCACCGCGAGGGATCGGTGGTGAAGGCCGACCGCGACCGCCTCGGCGGCGTGCTCGACCTCAGCCAGCTGGAACTCTCCGACATCATGGTCCACCGCACCAAGATGCGGGCGATCAATGCCGACGATCCGCCGGAGGCAGTGGTGCGCGCCATTCTCGAAAGTCCCTATACGCGCATGCCGCTGTGGCGCGGCACGATCGACAACATCATCGGCGTCGTCCACGCCAAGGATCTCTTGCGGGCATTGGCCGAGCCGAACATGGAGCCGCAGAATCTCGACATCGTGAAGATCGCGCAGAAGCCGTGGTTCGTGCCGGACAGCACCAATCTCGAGGACCAGCTCAACGCCTTCCTGCGGCGCAAGCAGCATTTCGCCGTCGTCGTCGACGAATATGGCGAGGTGCAGGGCATCGTCACGCTGGAGGATATTCTCGAGGAAATCGTCGGCGACATTTCCGACGAGCACGACATCGAGATTCAAGGCGTGCGCCAGGAGGCGGATGGTTCCATCGTCGTCGACGGCGGCGTGCCGATCCGCGACCTCAACCGTGCGCTCGACTGGAACCTGCCCGACGAGGAGGCAACGACGATCGCCGGCCTCGTCATCCATGAATCGATGACCATTCCGGAAGAGCGCCAGGCCTTCACCTTTTATGGCAAACGTTTCGTCGTCATGAAGCGGGAGAAGAACCGCATCACCAAGCTGCGCATCCGCCCGGCTGGGGAAGACGGCACAAAACCGGCCTGA
- the aroB gene encoding 3-dehydroquinate synthase, translating into MNAISSTSAVQTVHVPLGERAYDILIGPGLIARAGTEIASRLKGRKAAIITDENVAPLYLDALVASLDAAGIVSAEVVLPAGEKTKSFEHLITVCDKVLEARVERNDCVIALGGGVIGDLSGFAAGIVRRGVRFVQVPTSLLSQVDSSVGGKTGINSPRHGKNLIGVFHQPDLVLADTDVLNTLSEREFRAGYAEVAKYGLIDKPDFFTWLEANWRSVFTGGSARIEAIAASCQAKADVVVADERENGQRALLNLGHTFGHALEAATAYDSRRLVHGEGVSIGMVLAHEFSARMNLASPDDARRVERHLREVGLPTRMSEIAGELPPAEVLMEAIAQDKKVKSGKLTFILTRGIGQSFVADDVPASEVLSFLREKHP; encoded by the coding sequence ATGAATGCGATAAGCTCCACCTCCGCCGTCCAGACCGTACATGTGCCGCTCGGCGAGCGCGCCTACGACATCCTGATCGGGCCGGGGCTGATTGCGCGAGCCGGCACTGAGATCGCCTCGCGTCTCAAAGGCCGCAAGGCGGCCATCATCACCGACGAAAATGTCGCTCCACTCTATCTCGACGCCCTCGTTGCCAGCCTCGATGCGGCGGGCATCGTCTCGGCCGAGGTCGTGCTGCCGGCCGGTGAAAAAACGAAGAGCTTCGAACATCTCATTACTGTCTGTGACAAAGTGCTGGAAGCTCGCGTCGAACGCAACGACTGCGTGATCGCGCTCGGCGGCGGTGTGATCGGTGATCTCTCCGGCTTTGCGGCCGGGATCGTCCGCCGCGGCGTGCGCTTCGTGCAAGTGCCGACTTCGCTATTGTCGCAGGTCGATTCCTCTGTCGGCGGCAAGACCGGCATCAATTCCCCCCGCCACGGCAAGAACCTGATCGGCGTCTTCCATCAGCCGGACCTGGTTCTAGCCGATACGGATGTGCTGAATACACTGAGCGAGCGGGAATTCCGCGCAGGTTACGCCGAGGTCGCAAAGTATGGGCTGATCGACAAACCGGATTTCTTCACCTGGCTGGAAGCGAACTGGAGGTCGGTGTTTACGGGCGGCTCGGCCCGCATCGAGGCCATCGCCGCCAGCTGCCAAGCGAAAGCCGATGTCGTCGTGGCCGACGAGCGGGAGAACGGCCAGCGGGCGCTGCTCAATCTCGGTCATACATTCGGCCACGCGCTAGAGGCGGCGACCGCCTATGACAGCCGCCGCCTGGTGCATGGTGAGGGCGTTTCGATCGGCATGGTGCTGGCGCATGAATTCTCCGCCCGGATGAACCTTGCAAGCCCCGACGATGCGCGCCGCGTCGAGCGGCACCTGCGGGAGGTCGGCCTGCCGACCCGCATGTCCGAGATTGCGGGCGAGCTGCCGCCGGCCGAGGTGCTGATGGAGGCGATCGCACAGGACAAGAAGGTCAAGAGCGGCAAGCTCACCTTCATCCTGACGCGCGGCATCGGTCAGTCCTTCGTCGCCGATGATGTTCCGGCATCCGAAGTGCTCAGTTTTCTCCGGGAAAAACATCCTTGA
- a CDS encoding shikimate kinase: protein MSDPLLTVANSLKDRARAALGSRNLVLVGLMGAGKSSVGRIVASQLGIPFIDSDHEIERVSRMTIAELFAAYGEEEFRALETRVMKRLLKSGPRVVSTGGGAFINGRTRRHIKKGGLSIWLKADLDVLWERVNKRDTRPLLKTENPKQTLENLMNARYPIYAQADLTVISRDVRKEIMADEVLKAVVEQKESAAS, encoded by the coding sequence ATGAGTGACCCACTGCTGACCGTTGCTAACAGCCTGAAAGACAGAGCTCGCGCTGCGCTCGGTTCGCGTAATCTGGTTCTGGTCGGGCTGATGGGCGCCGGGAAATCCTCCGTCGGGCGCATCGTCGCCAGCCAACTCGGCATTCCCTTCATCGATAGCGATCATGAAATCGAGCGGGTGTCGCGTATGACGATCGCCGAACTTTTCGCAGCCTATGGCGAGGAAGAGTTCCGGGCGCTGGAAACGCGGGTGATGAAACGGCTCCTCAAGAGCGGACCACGCGTCGTCTCCACCGGCGGCGGCGCCTTCATCAATGGCCGTACGCGCAGGCATATCAAGAAGGGCGGGCTGTCGATCTGGCTGAAGGCGGACCTCGACGTGCTCTGGGAGCGGGTCAATAAGCGTGACACGCGGCCACTGCTCAAGACCGAAAATCCGAAGCAGACCCTCGAAAATCTGATGAACGCGCGTTATCCGATCTATGCGCAGGCAGACCTCACCGTAATCTCGCGCGATGTGCGCAAGGAAATCATGGCAGACGAGGTGCTGAAGGCCGTGGTCGAACAGAAAGAAAGTGCAGCGTCATGA
- the xerD gene encoding site-specific tyrosine recombinase XerD, with translation MMDLSRVHVESFLEMMSAERGAAANTLQSYERDLDDVRSFLNGRSIRLTEAASADLAAYLASLARQGFKPSSQARRLAAMRQFYKFLYAEGLRTDDPTGVLDAPKKGRPLPKTMGVEEVGRLLSQAQTEADDPAPGQLQRRRMLALLELLYATGMRVSELVSLPARVLDQEGRFLMIRGKGNKERLVPLSHSAIAALKSYGRLLAADAAAAKEPQESPWLFPAASKEGYLPRQVFARDLKNLAIRAGLTPSLISPHVMRHAFASHLLANGADLRVVQELLGHSDISTTQIYTHVLEERLQQLVQMHHPLAKQAKKHE, from the coding sequence ATGATGGATCTAAGCCGCGTCCACGTGGAATCCTTCCTGGAAATGATGAGCGCCGAACGTGGCGCGGCCGCCAACACTCTGCAATCCTATGAGCGCGACCTCGATGACGTCAGGTCCTTCCTGAACGGCCGCAGCATTCGGCTGACCGAAGCCGCCTCCGCCGATCTGGCCGCCTATCTCGCCTCGCTCGCCCGCCAGGGCTTCAAGCCCTCCTCGCAGGCGCGCAGGCTTGCGGCCATGCGGCAGTTCTACAAGTTCCTCTATGCCGAGGGCCTGAGGACCGACGATCCCACAGGCGTCCTCGATGCGCCGAAGAAGGGGCGGCCACTGCCGAAGACGATGGGGGTCGAGGAGGTCGGCAGGCTTCTTTCCCAAGCGCAGACCGAGGCCGACGATCCGGCCCCGGGTCAACTGCAGCGCCGGCGCATGCTGGCGCTCTTAGAACTGCTTTATGCCACCGGCATGCGCGTCAGCGAGCTCGTCTCACTCCCCGCCCGCGTGCTCGACCAAGAGGGCCGCTTCCTGATGATCCGCGGCAAGGGCAACAAGGAGCGCCTGGTGCCGTTATCGCATTCGGCGATTGCAGCGCTGAAATCGTATGGGCGTCTGCTGGCCGCCGATGCCGCCGCGGCGAAGGAGCCGCAGGAAAGCCCCTGGCTGTTTCCGGCCGCCTCGAAGGAGGGATATCTGCCGCGTCAGGTTTTCGCCCGCGATCTCAAAAATCTTGCGATCCGCGCCGGCCTGACGCCGTCGCTGATCTCGCCGCATGTCATGCGCCACGCCTTCGCCAGCCATCTGCTTGCCAACGGCGCCGATCTGCGCGTCGTGCAGGAACTCCTCGGCCATTCGGACATTTCGACCACACAGATCTACACGCATGTGCTCGAAGAGAGGCTGCAGCAGCTCGTCCAGATGCATCACCCCCTTGCCAAACAGGCGAAAAAGCACGAATAG
- a CDS encoding acetyl-CoA carboxylase carboxyltransferase subunit alpha: protein MHNYLDFEKPISDLEGKIIELKKLASEDESIDTTDEIGRLEVRVREAIVEIYSKLNAWQKTQVARHPQRPHFVDYAKTLFQEFTPLAGDRKFSEDAAIQAGLARFRGQPVAVIGQEKGNDTKSRLKHNFGSPRPEGYRKAIRILEMADRFGLPVISLVDTAGAYPGVGAEERGQAEAIARSTEMCLGVKVPLVSVVIGEGGSGGAIAIATGNRVYMLEHSIYSVISPEGAASILWRDSTRAREAATNMKITAEDLKSLGVIDGIISEPLGGAHRDPDSVIAATGDVIANALGEMASRSGEQLRNERRQKFLNMGRNL, encoded by the coding sequence ATGCACAATTATCTCGACTTCGAAAAGCCGATCTCCGACCTCGAAGGCAAGATCATCGAGCTGAAGAAGCTCGCATCGGAAGACGAGAGCATCGACACCACCGATGAAATCGGCAGGCTGGAGGTTCGCGTCCGTGAGGCGATCGTCGAAATCTATTCCAAGCTCAATGCCTGGCAGAAGACGCAGGTTGCCCGCCATCCGCAGCGCCCGCACTTCGTCGATTACGCCAAGACGCTGTTCCAGGAATTCACGCCGCTGGCCGGCGATCGCAAGTTTTCCGAGGATGCTGCAATCCAGGCAGGCCTTGCCCGCTTCCGCGGTCAGCCGGTCGCCGTCATCGGTCAGGAAAAGGGCAACGACACCAAGTCCCGCCTGAAACACAATTTCGGAAGCCCTCGCCCGGAAGGCTACCGCAAGGCGATCCGCATCCTTGAAATGGCCGACCGTTTCGGCCTGCCAGTGATTTCCCTGGTGGATACGGCCGGCGCCTATCCTGGCGTCGGCGCCGAAGAGCGCGGCCAGGCCGAGGCGATCGCCCGCTCGACGGAAATGTGTCTCGGCGTCAAGGTTCCCCTCGTTTCCGTCGTCATCGGCGAAGGCGGCTCGGGCGGCGCAATCGCGATTGCCACCGGCAACAGGGTCTATATGCTCGAGCATTCGATCTACAGCGTCATTTCGCCGGAAGGGGCCGCCTCCATCCTCTGGCGCGATTCGACCCGCGCCCGGGAAGCGGCCACCAACATGAAGATCACCGCCGAAGACCTGAAATCGCTCGGCGTCATTGACGGCATCATTTCCGAGCCGCTCGGCGGCGCCCATCGTGATCCCGACAGCGTCATAGCCGCAACCGGCGATGTAATCGCCAATGCGCTCGGCGAAATGGCATCGCGTTCCGGCGAACAGCTGCGCAATGAGCGGCGTCAGAAATTCCTCAATATGGGCCGCAACCTCTAA
- a CDS encoding L,D-transpeptidase family protein translates to MRIRHFAYVSLMALALAGCNDTLETAQVDLSKVKNKVEQPLPPHILNAMAAKGMDRNSPIMIRIFKEEGAMEIWKAKTDNRFDKIADYKICAWSGRLGPKVKTGDRQAPEGFYELTRANLNPNSKYYLAINTGFPNRYDAVNGRTGSDLMIHGACSSSGCYSMTDQQVLEIYAFARDAFKGGQSTVQLQAFPFRMTAENMVKHRLDPNYDFWKMLKVGYDNFEVTKRPPEVNVCEKKYVFNQQATDGGAFNAAGKCPAMSTPPALTAALASYGKTYDADYAKAMSKYDGMAWYDPSEAERKAVVAKLRKGRELAFAPTGTSLEAGRMVKVAELEDLMAKRTTQSLTTNSAAGATPATPAQPQATTVAAAAPAVVPVPMQNPLAYTAPAPEPQETAEAAAKKPFWKFWARN, encoded by the coding sequence ATGCGCATACGTCATTTTGCCTATGTTTCACTCATGGCGCTGGCTCTCGCCGGCTGCAACGACACGCTGGAAACCGCGCAGGTCGATCTCTCCAAGGTGAAGAACAAGGTCGAGCAGCCGCTCCCTCCCCATATCCTCAACGCCATGGCCGCCAAGGGCATGGACCGCAATTCGCCCATCATGATCCGCATCTTCAAGGAAGAAGGTGCAATGGAGATCTGGAAAGCGAAGACCGACAACCGTTTTGACAAGATCGCCGATTACAAGATCTGCGCCTGGTCCGGCCGCCTCGGTCCGAAGGTCAAGACCGGCGACAGGCAGGCGCCGGAAGGCTTCTACGAGCTGACACGCGCCAACCTGAACCCGAATTCCAAATATTATCTGGCGATCAACACCGGCTTCCCGAACCGCTACGACGCGGTGAACGGCCGCACCGGCTCCGATCTGATGATCCACGGCGCCTGCTCGTCCTCCGGCTGCTATTCGATGACCGACCAGCAGGTGCTGGAGATCTATGCCTTTGCCCGCGACGCCTTCAAGGGCGGCCAATCGACCGTGCAGCTGCAGGCCTTCCCCTTCCGCATGACGGCGGAAAACATGGTCAAGCATCGGCTTGACCCGAACTACGACTTCTGGAAGATGCTGAAGGTCGGCTACGACAATTTCGAAGTGACGAAGCGGCCGCCCGAGGTGAACGTCTGCGAGAAGAAATATGTCTTCAACCAGCAGGCAACCGATGGCGGCGCCTTCAACGCCGCCGGCAAATGCCCTGCCATGTCGACGCCGCCGGCGCTGACGGCCGCCCTTGCCTCCTACGGCAAGACCTATGACGCCGACTATGCTAAGGCGATGAGCAAATATGACGGCATGGCCTGGTACGACCCGTCCGAAGCCGAGCGCAAAGCCGTGGTCGCCAAGCTGCGCAAGGGCCGCGAACTCGCCTTCGCGCCGACCGGCACCTCTCTCGAAGCCGGCCGCATGGTCAAGGTCGCCGAACTCGAAGACCTGATGGCCAAGCGCACGACGCAGAGCCTCACCACCAACTCCGCGGCCGGCGCCACACCCGCAACGCCGGCCCAGCCGCAGGCAACGACCGTTGCCGCTGCGGCGCCTGCGGTCGTGCCGGTGCCGATGCAGAATCCGCTCGCCTATACCGCGCCCGCGCCCGAACCGCAGGAGACGGCAGAAGCCGCGGCAAAGAAGCCGTTCTGGAAATTCTGGGCGCGGAACTGA
- a CDS encoding sulfurtransferase TusA family protein → MNPVLYDLRGLKCPLPVMKTRRKLATMASGALILVDTSDPMAVIDMPHFCNEDGHELVETEKTEGGHRFLIRKR, encoded by the coding sequence TTGAACCCCGTTCTCTACGATCTTCGCGGCCTGAAATGCCCACTCCCGGTGATGAAGACACGCAGGAAACTTGCCACCATGGCAAGCGGCGCGCTCATCCTCGTCGATACCAGCGATCCGATGGCGGTGATCGACATGCCGCATTTCTGCAATGAGGACGGCCACGAACTGGTCGAGACGGAAAAGACCGAGGGCGGTCATCGCTTCCTGATCCGCAAGCGGTAA
- a CDS encoding CobW family GTP-binding protein, with translation MSAFNDRIPVTILTGFLGAGKSTLLNRILKDPDMKDTAVIINEFGDVGIDHLLVESSGDSIIELSDGCLCCTVRGELVDTLANLMDAVQTGRVKPVKRVVIETTGLADPAPVMQAIMGNPVIATNFELDGVVTVVDAVNGLQTLDNHEEARKQAAVADRLIVSKISMAGATAELERRLQTLNPRAAMMDADEPEAGSAALLVNGLYDPGTKIADVGRWLQDEDAHEAHHHNHGHDHDHDHNGDHHHHGHSHAAQDPHDVNRHDASIRSFSIVEEKPIDPMALEMFVDLLRSAHGEKLLRIKAIVSVSDRPERPLVLHGVQSIFHPPVRLPAWPNPQDRRTRMVLITKDLPEAFVKDLFDAFLGKPRIDTPDRQALSDNPLAIPGLRI, from the coding sequence ATGAGCGCGTTTAACGACAGGATTCCGGTCACCATCCTGACCGGCTTTCTCGGCGCCGGCAAATCGACGCTCTTGAACCGCATCCTCAAAGACCCCGACATGAAGGATACGGCTGTCATCATCAATGAATTCGGTGATGTCGGCATCGACCATCTGCTGGTCGAAAGTTCCGGCGATTCGATCATCGAATTGTCCGATGGCTGCCTCTGCTGCACGGTGCGGGGCGAGCTTGTGGATACGCTGGCGAACCTGATGGACGCCGTGCAGACGGGTCGCGTCAAACCAGTGAAGCGCGTCGTCATCGAAACGACCGGCCTTGCCGATCCCGCGCCCGTCATGCAGGCGATCATGGGCAATCCGGTCATCGCCACGAATTTCGAGCTCGACGGTGTTGTGACGGTCGTCGATGCGGTTAATGGGCTGCAGACGCTCGACAATCACGAGGAAGCGCGCAAGCAGGCTGCGGTCGCAGACCGGCTGATCGTCTCGAAGATATCAATGGCCGGCGCAACGGCGGAGCTAGAACGGCGCCTGCAGACGCTCAATCCGCGCGCGGCGATGATGGATGCCGACGAACCCGAGGCCGGCAGCGCCGCGCTCCTGGTGAACGGTCTCTACGACCCGGGGACGAAGATCGCCGATGTCGGCCGCTGGCTGCAGGACGAGGATGCGCATGAGGCGCATCACCACAATCACGGCCACGATCACGATCACGATCACAATGGCGATCACCATCACCATGGCCACAGCCATGCGGCTCAGGATCCGCACGACGTCAATCGTCACGATGCCTCGATCCGGTCTTTCTCCATCGTCGAAGAGAAGCCGATCGATCCGATGGCGCTCGAGATGTTCGTCGATCTCCTGCGCTCGGCCCATGGCGAAAAGCTGCTGCGGATAAAGGCGATCGTATCCGTCTCCGACCGGCCGGAACGGCCGCTGGTGCTGCACGGCGTCCAGAGCATCTTTCACCCGCCGGTGCGGCTGCCGGCGTGGCCGAATCCGCAAGACCGGCGTACGCGCATGGTGCTGATCACCAAGGACCTACCCGAGGCCTTCGTGAAGGATCTCTTTGACGCCTTCCTCGGCAAGCCGCGGATCGACACACCGGATCGTCAGGCACTGTCCGACAATCCGCTCGCCATTCCCGGTTTGCGAATCTAA
- a CDS encoding D-alanyl-D-alanine carboxypeptidase family protein, with product MSTSHSRLFAAMQPFRFMIAATAAFVASVSLVQANPHILVEVQTGRVLEHEEAFRKWYPASLTKLMTVYTVFDAIRAGQISLDTPIVISKRAAAQPAAKMYFKPGQKLTLDSALKILMVKSANDIAVAVAEAVGGTQEGFVTRMNGEALKLGMTDSHFVNPNGLPGKGQYTTARDLAVLTVALRRDFPQYASYFALEGFTTGQQNVPNLNMLIGRFAGADGMKTGFICASGFNQIGSATRNGRTLVSVVLGTDSLAARADATANLLQKGFTTQFPGSDTLGSLKPYGPGQDQVTDITADICSAKGAKIRSETRDEVGRMKVHSPYILEMDHDPHFVFAGLIPGQDAQPSQQPEKVATGDTAGGIANVPVPLRRPTSF from the coding sequence GTGTCGACGAGCCACTCCCGTTTGTTTGCCGCCATGCAGCCGTTTCGTTTCATGATTGCCGCGACTGCCGCTTTTGTTGCCTCTGTTTCGCTTGTTCAGGCGAATCCGCATATTCTCGTCGAGGTGCAGACAGGCCGCGTACTCGAACACGAAGAAGCCTTCCGCAAGTGGTATCCGGCCTCGCTGACCAAGCTGATGACCGTCTATACCGTCTTCGATGCGATCCGCGCCGGTCAGATCAGTCTCGATACGCCCATCGTCATCAGCAAACGCGCCGCCGCGCAGCCGGCCGCAAAGATGTATTTCAAGCCGGGCCAGAAGCTGACGCTCGACAGTGCCTTGAAGATACTGATGGTGAAATCGGCCAACGACATTGCGGTTGCGGTCGCAGAAGCCGTCGGCGGTACGCAGGAAGGTTTCGTGACTCGGATGAATGGCGAGGCGCTGAAGCTCGGCATGACGGATTCGCATTTCGTCAATCCGAACGGCCTGCCGGGAAAGGGCCAGTATACCACGGCGCGCGACTTGGCGGTGCTGACGGTGGCGTTGCGCCGTGACTTTCCGCAATATGCCAGCTATTTCGCGCTCGAGGGCTTCACCACCGGCCAGCAGAACGTGCCGAACCTCAATATGCTGATCGGCCGCTTCGCCGGCGCCGACGGCATGAAGACGGGTTTCATCTGTGCCTCGGGCTTCAACCAGATCGGTTCGGCGACGCGCAACGGCCGTACGCTTGTTTCCGTGGTGCTCGGCACTGACAGTCTCGCGGCGCGTGCCGATGCGACGGCGAACCTGTTGCAGAAGGGCTTTACGACGCAGTTTCCCGGCAGCGACACGCTCGGCTCGCTGAAGCCCTACGGGCCGGGACAAGACCAGGTGACCGACATCACCGCCGATATCTGCAGCGCCAAGGGCGCCAAGATACGCAGCGAAACGCGAGACGAGGTCGGCCGCATGAAGGTGCATTCGCCCTATATTCTGGAAATGGACCACGACCCGCACTTCGTCTTCGCTGGCCTCATTCCGGGGCAGGATGCGCAGCCGTCTCAGCAGCCGGAAAAGGTGGCGACCGGCGATACGGCTGGAGGCATCGCCAACGTGCCGGTGCCGCTGCGGCGCCCGACCTCGTTTTAA